One Desulfobulbus propionicus DSM 2032 DNA segment encodes these proteins:
- a CDS encoding 23S rRNA (pseudouridine(1915)-N(3))-methyltransferase RlmH, whose product MKVLIPFLGKTRETYLDAGIRDYAGRLGRFATVDLPVLRERHHRKEPDEVIKAAEAAQLMEQAAAAPLRVALDPQGKIPDSEELAALLTQWEDQGIGTVCFLIGGHLGLHRLVLDQAHLTLSLSRLTFTHEMTRLILLEQLYRAWTIKAGHKYHK is encoded by the coding sequence ATGAAGGTGCTCATCCCGTTCCTGGGCAAGACCAGGGAAACCTATCTCGATGCCGGTATCCGCGACTATGCCGGCCGGCTCGGCCGTTTTGCCACGGTGGATCTGCCGGTGCTCCGCGAACGCCACCACCGCAAGGAGCCGGACGAGGTGATCAAGGCGGCCGAAGCCGCACAGCTGATGGAACAGGCGGCGGCGGCCCCGCTGCGGGTGGCCCTTGATCCCCAGGGCAAAATTCCGGATTCCGAAGAACTGGCCGCCCTGCTTACCCAATGGGAAGATCAGGGGATCGGCACGGTCTGTTTCCTGATTGGCGGCCATCTTGGGCTGCACCGCCTAGTGCTTGATCAGGCGCACTTGACCCTGTCCCTCTCCCGTCTGACCTTTACCCACGAAATGACCCGCCTGATCCTGTTGGAACAGCTCTACCGGGCCTGGACCATCAAGGCCGGCCACAAGTACCACAAATAA
- the tsaE gene encoding tRNA (adenosine(37)-N6)-threonylcarbamoyltransferase complex ATPase subunit type 1 TsaE — protein MANTAQPQEEQARDHALVVFCPSVESLAPLAEILATMLHAGDVLLLHGELGAGKTTLTQWLAQALGVDESQYVASPSFALMHEYQGRLPIFHMDLYRLRDEDDVEAAGLLDCFERQGLCIVEWPDRLGTLTPDERLDILLQPADSGARRITLTPWGFDWNQRIQRIAARLAA, from the coding sequence ATGGCCAACACAGCTCAACCGCAGGAAGAACAGGCACGGGACCATGCCTTGGTGGTCTTTTGTCCGTCGGTCGAAAGCCTGGCCCCCCTGGCCGAGATCCTGGCCACGATGCTGCATGCGGGCGACGTCCTTCTGCTCCACGGCGAGCTGGGAGCGGGGAAAACCACCCTGACCCAATGGCTCGCCCAGGCACTGGGCGTGGACGAGTCGCAGTATGTGGCCAGCCCTTCCTTTGCCCTGATGCACGAATACCAGGGGCGGCTGCCGATCTTTCACATGGATCTGTACCGGCTCCGCGACGAGGACGATGTCGAGGCCGCCGGATTGCTTGATTGTTTCGAGCGGCAGGGGCTGTGCATCGTCGAGTGGCCGGACCGCCTCGGCACCTTGACCCCGGATGAGCGGCTTGATATTCTGTTGCAGCCTGCGGACTCCGGGGCCCGACGGATTACCCTGACGCCGTGGGGATTCGACTGGAATCAACGCATCCAGCGGATCGCCGCGCGCCTGGCCGCCTAA
- the priA gene encoding replication restart helicase PriA, whose protein sequence is MELTYEVAVDAPLATPLTYSQPAGRTTPIPAGCCVRVPLGRRKVIGYVLGPASLTDPAGAEPAFAVKAIAEVIDETPLFPQTLIPFYRWIARYYHHPLGNVLRTALPLAPTSRSGRRVSAKTRKTLTPGPVLLSPLQSGGTTEEVLAAVEYSLDGRLKNAEHKALSLFLDDLRSGGNRPVPRSLLLRRYPGAGPRLTRLVDLGVLCSVNERVYRDPFGQTPVFHPRPAQLTDEQQQVLEALLPAMDRAAFAPFVLFGVTGCGKTEVYLRLVEHALTRGKTALVLVPEIALASQLEAHFYSRFGARLAVLHSGLSDGERFDQWHNVLTGEARVVLGARSAVFAPLEHVGVVIVDEEHEPAYKQEDGLRYNGRDLAVLRAKMAECPAVLGSATPSVVSYHHCLHGKYTLLTMRKRVAEQPLPTVELVDLAATERSRPDLAFSDRLINAMAQTLEQGQQTLLFVNRRGFSSSMLCRDCGAILQCRHCQVSMTLHRSRNLLMCHYCGSTQHPSTLCPACGSPRLSGVGIGSERIEEEVRQLFPEARIARLDSDTTANRRHYLATLQAVRTRQVDMLIGTQMIAKGLHFPHMTLVGVVWADAGLAMPDYKAAERTYSLLAQVTGRAGRGADPGRVIIQTYQPSHYSVRLAQHHDYEAFFAQEIAVRRPLGYPPFSRLVNIRFSGLKEQQVAQAAGRVAEFLRRQYGNNQVDVLGPSPAPLVKLKDRTRWQLLLKSGSSALLQAMCEALLAEKAELCPRSVSMSLDVDPENMM, encoded by the coding sequence GTGGAGCTGACCTACGAGGTTGCCGTTGACGCACCGCTTGCCACCCCCCTGACCTACAGCCAGCCCGCCGGGAGAACAACACCCATCCCGGCGGGCTGTTGCGTTCGCGTGCCCCTAGGCAGGCGGAAGGTGATTGGCTATGTGCTCGGACCGGCCTCCCTAACGGACCCGGCGGGTGCCGAGCCCGCGTTTGCGGTCAAGGCCATCGCCGAGGTGATCGACGAGACGCCGCTCTTTCCGCAGACTCTTATTCCTTTTTATCGCTGGATCGCCCGGTATTATCACCACCCGTTGGGCAATGTGCTGCGCACCGCCCTGCCGCTGGCACCCACTTCGCGAAGCGGTCGGCGGGTTAGTGCCAAAACCAGGAAGACGTTGACCCCCGGCCCGGTACTGCTGTCGCCGCTGCAATCAGGGGGAACAACAGAGGAGGTACTCGCCGCTGTTGAGTACAGTCTTGATGGCCGGCTCAAAAATGCCGAACACAAGGCTCTGTCGCTGTTTCTCGATGACCTGCGATCAGGCGGGAACCGGCCGGTGCCGCGATCCCTGTTGCTGCGCCGTTATCCGGGTGCCGGTCCCCGGCTTACCCGGCTCGTCGATCTCGGTGTTCTCTGTTCGGTCAACGAGCGGGTGTATCGTGACCCTTTTGGCCAAACGCCCGTCTTCCATCCCCGGCCGGCACAACTCACCGACGAGCAACAGCAGGTGCTGGAGGCGCTCCTCCCTGCCATGGACCGGGCTGCCTTTGCCCCGTTTGTTCTTTTTGGCGTCACCGGCTGCGGCAAGACCGAGGTCTATCTGCGGCTGGTGGAACATGCCTTGACCCGCGGGAAAACCGCCTTGGTCCTGGTGCCTGAAATCGCGCTTGCCTCCCAGCTGGAGGCTCATTTTTATAGTCGTTTCGGTGCGCGCTTGGCCGTGCTGCACAGCGGCCTGAGCGATGGCGAGCGTTTTGACCAGTGGCACAACGTGCTGACCGGTGAGGCCAGGGTGGTTTTGGGGGCGCGATCGGCGGTGTTCGCCCCCCTCGAACATGTGGGCGTGGTCATTGTCGACGAGGAGCACGAACCGGCCTACAAGCAGGAGGACGGTCTGCGCTATAACGGCCGCGATCTGGCGGTGCTTCGGGCAAAGATGGCCGAGTGTCCGGCGGTACTCGGCTCGGCCACGCCCTCGGTGGTCAGTTATCACCACTGTCTGCACGGCAAGTACACCTTGTTGACCATGCGCAAGCGGGTGGCGGAGCAACCCTTGCCCACGGTGGAGCTCGTCGACCTCGCGGCCACAGAGCGTTCCCGGCCTGATCTGGCCTTTTCGGACCGGTTGATCAATGCGATGGCCCAGACCTTGGAACAGGGCCAGCAGACCTTGCTGTTCGTCAACCGTCGCGGCTTTTCGTCGTCCATGCTCTGCCGTGACTGTGGCGCCATCCTCCAGTGCCGGCACTGTCAGGTGTCCATGACCCTGCATCGCAGCCGCAACCTGCTGATGTGCCATTACTGTGGCTCCACCCAGCATCCGAGCACGCTCTGCCCTGCCTGTGGCTCTCCGCGGCTCTCGGGGGTCGGTATCGGTTCGGAACGGATCGAAGAGGAGGTACGGCAACTGTTCCCCGAGGCCCGCATCGCCCGTCTGGACAGCGACACCACCGCCAACCGCCGACACTATCTGGCCACGCTTCAAGCGGTGCGCACTCGTCAGGTTGACATGCTCATCGGCACCCAGATGATCGCCAAGGGGTTGCATTTTCCTCACATGACCCTGGTCGGGGTGGTCTGGGCCGACGCGGGACTGGCAATGCCCGATTACAAAGCAGCGGAGCGCACCTACTCCCTGCTGGCCCAGGTGACCGGCAGGGCAGGGCGGGGAGCCGATCCGGGCCGGGTGATCATCCAGACCTATCAGCCGAGCCATTACAGCGTGCGCCTGGCCCAGCATCACGACTACGAAGCCTTTTTCGCCCAGGAGATCGCGGTTCGCCGGCCCTTGGGCTATCCGCCTTTTTCCCGGCTGGTCAATATCCGATTCAGCGGCCTGAAGGAGCAGCAGGTGGCACAAGCCGCCGGTCGGGTTGCCGAGTTTCTTCGCCGTCAATACGGCAACAACCAGGTGGATGTCCTTGGGCCGTCACCGGCGCCCCTGGTCAAACTGAAAGACCGCACTCGCTGGCAACTGCTCCTCAAAAGCGGATCGTCAGCCCTGCTGCAGGCCATGTGTGAGGCGCTGTTGGCTGAAAAGGCCGAGCTGTGTCCGCGATCGGTGAGCATGAGCCTTGATGTCGATCCGGAAAATATGATGTGA
- the galU gene encoding UTP--glucose-1-phosphate uridylyltransferase GalU: MKAIRKAVIPVAGLGTRFLPATKAIPKEMLTIVDRPTIQYIVEEAVASGIEEIILVTSAGKSAIENHFDYDFQLDTVLKDRNKVQLREELNNISNLIDIISVRQKEPLGLGHAIWMARNVVGDEPFMVLLGDDLVMSKVACCKQMIQLYEQVGESIVAVQRVPMEETHQYGIVEGSPTEQERTYKVDRMVEKPAPGTCNSDMAIIGRYLLMPEIFELLERTTPGHGGEIQLTDALLALSNKRAMYAYEFVGKRYDAGDKLGYLKAIVDFGLSHNSLGKPFREYLRKVCAELGQ, translated from the coding sequence ATGAAAGCGATCAGAAAGGCTGTCATCCCGGTCGCGGGACTGGGAACACGATTTTTACCCGCCACCAAGGCCATTCCCAAGGAAATGCTCACCATCGTCGATCGGCCGACCATCCAATACATTGTCGAAGAGGCCGTGGCCTCGGGCATCGAGGAGATCATCCTGGTGACTAGCGCCGGCAAATCGGCCATCGAGAACCACTTTGACTATGACTTCCAACTGGATACGGTGCTCAAGGACCGCAACAAGGTTCAGTTGCGCGAAGAGCTCAACAACATCTCCAACCTGATCGACATCATCTCGGTACGGCAGAAGGAGCCGCTGGGCTTGGGCCATGCCATCTGGATGGCGCGCAACGTGGTCGGCGACGAACCCTTCATGGTGTTGCTCGGCGATGACCTGGTGATGAGCAAGGTGGCCTGCTGCAAGCAGATGATTCAGCTCTACGAGCAGGTGGGCGAGTCGATTGTCGCCGTGCAGCGGGTGCCGATGGAGGAGACCCATCAGTATGGTATTGTCGAGGGATCGCCCACCGAGCAGGAACGGACCTACAAGGTCGACCGGATGGTGGAGAAACCGGCGCCGGGCACCTGCAACTCGGACATGGCGATCATCGGCCGTTACCTGTTGATGCCGGAGATTTTCGAACTGCTGGAGCGGACCACCCCCGGTCACGGCGGCGAGATCCAGCTGACCGACGCCCTGCTGGCTCTGTCCAACAAACGGGCCATGTATGCCTATGAATTTGTCGGCAAACGCTACGATGCCGGCGACAAGCTCGGCTACCTCAAGGCTATCGTCGATTTCGGCCTCAGCCACAACAGTTTGGGCAAGCCGTTCCGCGAGTATCTGCGCAAGGTGTGCGCCGAATTGGGGCAGTGA
- a CDS encoding YqgE/AlgH family protein — MESLAGHFLISTPQMPDPRFQEQVIYLCAHNEEGAMGLVINNPNPEITMVDVLHGSNLSIPEGPLPAVYMGGPVEVDAGFILYSTATPDRYSVEVKPGVYLSRDSRLLEDISLGQGPQCYLFMLGYAGWGAGQLENELMDNSWLTVPADVDVLFHTPDDQKWRKAAQIFGIDISTFGDIIGYA, encoded by the coding sequence ATGGAAAGTCTGGCAGGACATTTTCTTATTTCCACCCCGCAGATGCCTGATCCACGGTTTCAGGAACAGGTGATCTACCTGTGCGCGCACAACGAGGAAGGAGCCATGGGGCTGGTGATCAACAATCCCAATCCCGAGATCACCATGGTCGATGTCCTCCACGGTTCCAATCTGTCCATCCCCGAAGGCCCGTTGCCGGCGGTGTACATGGGCGGCCCGGTGGAGGTCGATGCCGGGTTCATTCTCTATTCCACCGCGACGCCGGACCGCTACTCGGTGGAGGTGAAGCCCGGAGTCTATCTGAGCCGCGATTCCCGTCTCTTGGAAGATATTTCCCTGGGTCAGGGGCCGCAATGCTATCTGTTCATGCTCGGCTATGCCGGATGGGGTGCCGGTCAGCTGGAGAATGAACTGATGGACAACAGCTGGTTGACCGTTCCAGCGGACGTGGACGTGCTCTTCCATACCCCGGATGACCAGAAATGGCGCAAGGCGGCCCAAATCTTCGGTATTGATATTTCAACCTTTGGGGATATCATCGGCTACGCCTGA
- a CDS encoding YkgJ family cysteine cluster protein, giving the protein MNENTVPDVADIFVCARCGFCCHGETTVSLDERDQERMIKALGLTREQTQARYWRVTGSVVQMQVRDGHCIFFDDQVGCTVHEGRPWRCRQWPLHPSMLADEDNYRTITDSCPGLNKELSYEQFCRIFQALLDLGEGGKFSG; this is encoded by the coding sequence ATGAACGAGAACACCGTACCCGACGTTGCTGATATTTTTGTTTGTGCCCGCTGCGGCTTCTGCTGCCACGGGGAAACCACCGTCTCTCTCGACGAGCGCGATCAGGAGCGGATGATCAAGGCTTTGGGCCTGACCCGTGAACAGACCCAGGCGCGCTACTGGCGGGTCACCGGTTCGGTGGTGCAGATGCAGGTGCGCGACGGCCACTGCATTTTTTTCGACGACCAGGTTGGCTGCACGGTCCATGAGGGCCGCCCCTGGCGATGCCGGCAGTGGCCCCTGCACCCGAGCATGCTCGCCGACGAGGACAACTACCGCACGATCACCGACTCCTGCCCAGGATTGAACAAAGAACTGAGTTACGAGCAGTTCTGTCGTATTTTTCAAGCTCTGCTCGATCTGGGAGAGGGGGGCAAGTTCAGCGGATGA
- a CDS encoding two-component system sensor histidine kinase NtrB translates to MSKKYPADAAAPDQPPGQSGHHRQKDHRCSPGLILAKTADMSMRLLKKSRRPAYMFSSPWLLASAAGLLIMIVVTFAFHNLRLEERLMTNAMLQKASTLIRVLHSGSRASYLNDLRKDTWNNEAWTTHVQRVIDHLAEDPDLRFLSLVNETGQVIAHSDHTRIGALEPVPESNRYRHPADDQPQLTHSVRETREYGRVFETIRQFSPSFPALLPMPLQPLREGLKGPFLHHPEERRPMMRLLPEGLPTGERYFVVVALDMKEFDRTLGRLRMQIFMLSLAMLLVGLGGWFSLSAVQGFRVSQKTLENIQAFTSLLVAKLPVGVIATDATGRITTWNQTIAHVTGIDKTAATGKHPEEILPEPLAAFFLPGGSGAAEPTATEKETLVRLAFGPRRCELLCHPLTISDSEHQYLGRVLLISDVTEIRSLEQRMRENERLAAVGRMAGGVAHEVRNPLSSIKGLALLLKNKFPLGSKEQDTADLLIQETERMNRTITEMLSFTRPSALHLGRVDLGALLGRSLELIRAEAEENGIRSVLNIGPDLCPVLGDADRLQQVAMNVLLNAMQAMEEGGELVVSLANRDNGQTVELRISDTGAGIDPALLSQVFYPYFTTKQGGTGIGLAICQKIVADHGGTIELESEPVKGTTVIVTLPAYHPPQG, encoded by the coding sequence ATGAGTAAAAAGTATCCAGCCGATGCGGCCGCCCCTGATCAGCCTCCAGGTCAAAGCGGCCATCATCGGCAAAAAGATCACCGCTGTTCCCCTGGATTGATCCTTGCAAAGACCGCCGACATGAGCATGCGATTGTTGAAAAAGTCCCGCCGGCCCGCCTATATGTTTTCCTCTCCCTGGCTCTTGGCCTCGGCCGCCGGTCTTCTCATCATGATCGTGGTCACGTTTGCCTTCCACAATCTTAGGCTCGAAGAGCGGTTGATGACCAATGCCATGCTGCAGAAGGCCTCGACCTTGATCCGGGTGCTCCATTCGGGGTCTCGGGCCTCCTATCTTAACGATCTGCGCAAGGATACCTGGAACAACGAGGCGTGGACAACGCACGTCCAGCGGGTGATCGACCATCTGGCCGAAGATCCGGACCTGCGTTTTCTTTCCCTGGTCAACGAAACCGGCCAAGTCATAGCCCATAGCGATCATACGCGGATTGGCGCTCTCGAACCCGTGCCGGAGAGCAACAGGTATCGGCATCCCGCCGACGATCAGCCGCAGCTCACCCACAGTGTCCGGGAAACCCGCGAGTATGGCCGCGTTTTCGAGACAATCCGCCAATTTTCTCCATCCTTTCCGGCGTTGCTGCCGATGCCCCTGCAACCGTTGCGGGAGGGGCTGAAAGGACCGTTTCTCCACCATCCCGAAGAGAGACGGCCGATGATGCGGCTGCTTCCCGAGGGGCTGCCCACGGGGGAGCGCTATTTCGTGGTGGTCGCCCTGGACATGAAGGAGTTTGATCGGACCCTGGGGCGGTTGCGGATGCAGATTTTCATGCTGTCGCTGGCCATGTTGCTTGTCGGCCTGGGCGGCTGGTTTTCCTTGTCAGCGGTCCAGGGATTTCGCGTCTCGCAGAAAACATTGGAAAACATCCAGGCGTTCACCTCGCTGCTGGTCGCCAAACTGCCGGTCGGTGTCATCGCCACCGATGCCACTGGTCGGATCACCACCTGGAACCAGACCATCGCCCACGTGACCGGCATCGACAAAACCGCAGCCACCGGCAAACACCCGGAGGAGATCCTGCCCGAACCGTTGGCCGCCTTTTTTCTTCCAGGCGGTTCAGGGGCGGCTGAGCCAACCGCCACCGAAAAGGAAACCCTTGTCCGTCTTGCCTTCGGGCCCAGACGGTGCGAACTGCTCTGCCATCCGCTGACCATCAGCGACAGCGAACACCAGTATCTTGGCCGGGTGCTGCTGATCTCGGATGTCACCGAGATCCGTTCGCTTGAACAGCGGATGCGGGAGAACGAACGCCTGGCCGCGGTGGGACGGATGGCCGGCGGGGTGGCCCATGAGGTCCGCAACCCCTTGAGTTCCATCAAAGGATTGGCTTTGCTGCTGAAAAATAAATTTCCTCTTGGCAGCAAGGAGCAGGATACCGCCGATCTGCTCATTCAGGAGACGGAACGGATGAACCGAACCATCACTGAGATGCTCAGCTTCACCCGGCCCTCGGCCCTCCACCTGGGCAGAGTCGATCTTGGCGCCTTGCTGGGGCGAAGTCTGGAGTTGATCAGGGCCGAGGCCGAGGAAAACGGCATCCGGAGCGTGCTGAACATCGGCCCGGATCTATGTCCGGTGCTGGGAGACGCCGACCGGTTGCAGCAGGTGGCCATGAATGTGCTGCTCAATGCCATGCAGGCCATGGAAGAGGGCGGAGAGCTGGTTGTGTCGCTGGCCAACAGAGACAACGGGCAAACCGTGGAACTGCGCATCAGCGACACCGGTGCGGGTATCGATCCGGCCCTCCTGTCCCAGGTTTTTTATCCCTATTTCACCACCAAACAGGGGGGAACCGGCATTGGATTGGCTATCTGCCAGAAGATTGTCGCCGATCACGGCGGGACCATCGAATTGGAAAGCGAACCGGTCAAGGGGACGACGGTGATCGTCACCTTGCCGGCCTATCATCCTCCTCAAGGATGA